The following is a genomic window from Rutidosis leptorrhynchoides isolate AG116_Rl617_1_P2 chromosome 8, CSIRO_AGI_Rlap_v1, whole genome shotgun sequence.
CGTTCGAGTTTTGTTTCCTGAGCACGTACGGATGCTTTTTGGACGTCTTCTGGAGCGTATACTGACGATCATGACGTCACCGTTCCTTTTACGTGTTTTTCCATTCACTCGATTTTCAATTTACGCAGTGATTTTGAATAGTCGACGAAGAAGATGAAATGAGGTTGGGGTTTTTTCAGGGTTTACGTTTCTCAAACTTTTTCGCGCTCGAAGCTTAAAAGAAGTACTaactataaacatttcaataaataaAGGACTGAAATTGCAATACTTTAAAAAATGATCTTGTAAAAAACCATTTTACTCACCAATTAATCTCCAATTACCCATCTTCAAAAGCAGTCCATTCCGTTTTTACAAAATCaatttaattaatcggtcaacgccGATTGATGAGCaaaaatcgaatttgataatcaaagCCGATTAAACTCAAAATTGGTAACATTTTAACATAAATTTAAACTATAACTTTAGAGTTTTTTGaataaaatgaacaattttagataattatgttaaagttttattatgtttatgattttcttctatatttacacatataattttcaaaatttaatatttaaatgtataaattaTCTGATTAATTCTCGAATTACtgattaattattttaaagtcccgAACAATTAATGCCCGAATAACCAATTTTGCAACCTTTGATCTGGGTATAGTTTCCATGTAAATATTTGTATTTTGAACCAAAACTtttatgtaaatacatataacaCCCTTAATATCTATTTAAATGACGATACCTACATTTTGGGATTGGATCCTTTGAATATGGAGCAATCAGTAGCGGTACATCCAAACAGCAGGTCAAGGGTACCGAAGACCAAAAATTTCCTTCATCTTCAAGTAAAATCGAGCTCAACGACGACGTTTTGATCGAAATCTTACTCCGGTTACCGGTAATTTCACTTGTTCTGTTCAAATCCGTATCTAAACGCTGGTTAGCTCTTATCACTGATCCTAACTTCACTTTGCTCCGAGCCCAAAAACCAAACGTCGATCACCCGTCCGGTTTCTTTCTCCTGCGATACACAGCTGCGTTTGCTTACGTGTCATATTTAGGTTTGATCAAAATTCAGTCAATGAAATTGTAGTCTTGCATATCCAGATTTACTCATCGAAAACAGACAGTTGGAGTATATGTGTTGAGAGTTTTCTTTTTGAATCGTTTGAGTGGTTTCATGATGTTGTGTATTGGAAAGATGCAGTTCACTGGATTGATTACTCGGACGAGGTTTTTCATTTCAGTTTGGATTTGGAGAAACCTCGTTTTATAGAAGTTGAAACTCCTAAAATGTTGAACGGGAAAGGGTATCTTGATGATAAGTTATACGAGTGTCATGATCGTTTGCTTCTTGTTAGGATCATTCGGCCTTTATCACtagagatggatgtttatgaaatgaAGAGTGATTATTCAGAGTGGTCAGTTGTATACCATGTTAATCTTGATCATATTAGAAATGAATTTGGTGGAAGGGTAATTAGAAACTTACCTAAACGTCGCTTTTTCATGGTGCGAGCTATTGTAATGGGAGACGAAGAAGATGATCTTCATTTTGTTTTGGAAGTACCTGGGAAGCTTATACGATATAATATCGTCACCACGATTTACAATGAGATTGAGCTCTGTGAGTTTATTCGCCATCGTGCTACTCACGATTGCTACTTTATGTTCATTGCGTCTCTTGCTAGCGTGTGAGCAATTATACTTGTAGAGTAGTAATAATTTTGGTACCAATGTACTTCCTTGGTTATATAATGTGATTTAGGTTGCGTTTGATTGCCTCTTAATTAAATAGTTCAACACTGAATGTTTTACAATTCAACATTGAGTTGTTTGTTAGTGACATCTGAATGACAAATGATGTTGAGTCCTTCATTAATATAGCATAATATAGCTCTCCCAAATCTTTGAATATTCTTCTAATTTTATATCCAAAACACTTGTCAAACAATTATTTACTTTTATTTGTTCATTTAAAAAGTTATTACATTAACTTTACATTATTCATAAAGCTCATTCACAATGTGATTATCAAACTTGTTATAGTTGTTCAAAAATTTAAGTTGAATGAGAACCTTTGAATCATTTAATTATTTAGCATTTAATCATTTATGTTTTattcagtgttgtaaatctcccgagatctcccctgagatctcgtttttagaaggcaaccgagacgagatgttcatctcccgagatttctcggtcaacggggtcaaacttagtcaaaaccACGATTTCTCgggttttcttgctaatttgtaagattttcttgtaaaattcgtaatttctaagattttctcgctcatttcccggatatttttgtaaaatctcgtaaaaacgtatataaatatacatatatttatgtttttatatatatttttattaaaaaaactataaaattaacgtaagtcaacgtccgagataccATTATTCCGAGataccgagatctccctaaaaaagtccaaacgagatctccccgagatccgaattctccaaccttggtttTATCAAACGCAACCTAATTGACAGCTTGAACATAATAACTTTTACCATTTCGATGTAGTAGAATGATTAATGTAAGTTTTGTAGTATCTTTTTAAAGGAGGGTATTTGTCGTATCTATTACAAATGTTCGGTGAATCATGCTAGCCTTTTTTGTACAGCAATTACCAGTATCATTAGGATAGGGGAAACTAGAAAAATCACATATGGTAGAGCCTGAACTGTTGCACCTTCTTCGACTTCATTTTCATCTAAAGACATGTTGTTTTTGTTTTCGACAAACGCATCAAAGAAGTTTTGGTACCCTGTCTTACGTTTAGAAACACTTGAACTTTTAACCTTCAGCATCTCCATTGCCTGCAATTAAACAAGTAGTTTTGGTTTAAATAACAGGAAATTTGAATATTATAACATAATATGATACATTGAAAAGAATCAGCCTATGCGTTTATTGTTTCAGTAAGTGACCCTTTTCCAATGACCATGTCTCTTTAAAGCTATATGTTTAGGTGACTTCCTATATGTTCGCCAGTTCGGCCCATTGACCATATCTCTTTTTAGCTAAAATATTAATCTAACCCATTTGACCTGCTTGGGATTACAAATAACCCAGGTCGAACCATTTAAGTAAATGGATTGTGATTGCCACCCTAAATTCTATATGATGGTTTGTGATTcacttcagtttttttttttttctctttgaaATAATTCACCTGGAAGCTGAACACAAACTGCCTTGCTTTCTTGCTTACGCCGACATTTGGGTGAGACTGCAGTTTCTCGTACATTACACGAGCTTCGCTCGATCTGTCAATCAAAGGAAACAACTAACCTAAGTCCGCCATAAGCATTAAACAAAGTACCAATCATTAATAACATATTCTAATTCACCATTCACCATTCACCATCATTACAACTATGTTTCATCTATATGTCATAACATAGTACCAATCATAATGTGTTTTGCAATGCGAATATAAACCTGTTGAGTGAGTCTAGGCAGATAGACCATTGAAGCGCTGCTAAACCATGAAGTTCACTCTGCGGGCCATACGTCATGAAATTTATGAGCtttatcatttataaaaacttAACTTTAAGGTGTTAATAATCAAATGTTGGTACAACTTTTATATGGCTAAAATTAGTTTCTTAATTTACAGGGAACTTACCTGGTATACCAACTTCTCCATAACTCTCTCATAAAAAGGTAGTGCGGCCCTTAGCTTCCCAATCTCCATTAACGAGTCACCATCCTTCAAATCCTACATATGTTCATACAAATGCTAAGAACACATTATGCAAACATACAAAAATTCTAAAACTACATAAATTAAAAGTTGCATATGAAAAAAGGTACCATTGAATTTGAAGCACACCTTCTCACATTCAGCTTTTAACTTTGGATCGATATTTAAACCCGTCCTACGTTTATAGTTGGCGATCATTTCTATTGTACGTGCATCTTTTGCAGCCTTTGATTCCGCTGTCTCAAGCACCTCTCCAGGTTGAATAGTTTTCCCTCCACCATACTAAATATTCAAACAAAACAAAACATATAAGTGGCAATATGGGCGGGTCGGGCATGTTGGTCGAATAACATTACCTGACCCGATTTGACCCGTCACAATTGACTACAAGAAGCATCTTACTGTTTTGGAAATGTTATTCGGTCTAGGGAAAACTCCCCAAGTAGAGACTTTAGGCTTATAAAGTTCCGACTGGTCTTCTGTAGTTGTATTCGACTCGGACGTTTTTTCATTCCCGAACCTGCTTGTATCCCCGACAATGATTTCCACGTCAGGCATATCGGGCCCCATTGGAAAAGGGTCACTCACTGGAATTAAGCCAGCTGGCAATCCCCTGCCTTGCTTCTTATCAGCAAATCCTAAGCCCACAAAGTTAATTGCCGAAATTTTCGACTCATCCTTCTTATCAGTTTTCTTCTCGACAACTTTGTTCGTTTGTTCGAATCCTATAACTCAGATTACAAAACAATTGTTAAATTCACTTGTCTACAATAAACctctaatttataaataataagtaCAATGCATACTTCTTGATTATCTAAACAAATATCTGATAATCACTTTTCCCTTTCGTGCATATTCCCCCTTAATTTCCCTCTAAAATCTGAATTATTAAACAAACAAAAACTGAATATTAGACTTTTACATCATCAAAAAACATAATTAAATTCCAATTAACATGTTTTGCTACAACGGCCGATTATAATTATCTAAAACGCAAACCAAATACCCAGGTTGAAATACATAATCAGCCTATGTGACAATACCATAATAAAAAATCAATAGTTTTTAGTGTTGATACCATTATTGATTTCTGAATTTTCCTTTGCTATGGCTACGGAGAGTGGTGCAGGACCATCATTGTTTTCAGCAGATTGTGGAGTATCTGAAGCAGGGTCTGGATTTTGAGTAATTTTGGGAGTTGGGTCTGACTTGACTGCTTTCTTGTAAGCTTTGGCTCTGGCTAAGGCTAGCTTCACTGGGTCTGATTGATCAGAATCCTTTTGGGCCTTGATTGATGAAAATTTTCTTCTGGGATTTGTATCAATGGAGGTGAGTTTAATTGATGAATTTGAGAAAACTGGATATTGGGGCATTGAAGAAGCCATAGGTGTATGTGGGAAAAAGCTTTTGGTTCTTGTGAAATATGGATTGCTCCTATAGTCCACGTGTCATTTTTCACGCCTTTTAATATACTTGATATTAGATTTGAATttgaatattaattaatattttaatactaTTAAatcttaattattgttattagttctTATACCATTCGCATCAATACCTTCACATATTATCGGTGGTCGTTACaatttagggtgcgtttgataaaactgaatgatttagtgctgaatgaTTCAGAATCTGAATGGTCCACAGCCTCTTAATAAAGtttgctctgaatgaaaataagctgtttgataatcatttagaataaacgatatgaactgactaaaactaccttattaacgtgtgatatgaataaaaaattcaatatacttgttagttaggtGATCTGGATATGATCTGAGGAGAATATTATAGATAATTtgggctcttaatggttaagagagtatttcatctctgaatggttcagagctaaattctgaaccattcagcaccatatgtcattcagaggtcagaacaaacgcactgaatgctgaacggtccagcattcagtgctgaaccattccattaaaaggcaaacaaacgcacccttaatGATTGTAGTCGTTACGACTTACGAGCTATAGGGCCGCCTTCACACCGGATGCAAGGAGGAATGACAAATTCGATATGTAGCGAAAAGGAAAGAAAATTCACAAGGACCGAGAAAGAAAAAATCAAATTAACCAAACCATATCTAAACCGAACACAATTAATTAAAACGAGCATATAATCCCAATTTTGGTTACATTTTTGGATTAACCAAAATTTTACGGTTCCATATAAAAATAAAAGGCATCCACATCGTTAGGGTGTCCATGATACAGAACCAGATCAAACTAGTTTGATTCGGTTCTGTACAGAGTCCCAATTGTAGAAGAAAGTCGGACCGAGGACCGAACCATATATTATCGGTATGGTACGTTTCAATCCGGACCGAAGATTGAAAATTCATAAAACTATGGACCAGATCAAAAAAGCTCGGTTCGGTTCTGAATCGGTCTAGTACGGTCTTCGAATCTTTTCTCTACCATGCACACCCTACACATCGTCCCATTATGTTGTTGATAAATAGTACCCATAACATATAAACTTGATTTTGGTCATAAATGCTTAATCTAATTAAACTctttatatatattgatattaactAAATTAACTGAATTAACTAATCCGTGATTAACCAAATCAAATGGTTAAAGACAATGAATTAACTAAAGTTTTAGAGTTGGAGCCACTTTTGACCTCCAACCGCCCACGCTAAACACATCACCTACGTGTGAAAACAACATCATCAAATGTATTTTTTAAACATTCGTCAAAGTTTCAATGAAtctattttttgaattttttgaGAATGCTAAACGTACGTTAAAGGGTATGTTTAAACATTTACTCAAATTGTTTTTTACGTAGTATATATTATAACGTACTTTTCATACTTAAAATACTTAAAATGAGAAATTAGTTTATTCATTAAAATATGTAATTTATATTGTAAATATTAACTTTGTAGTTAATACTCAATCATGGAGTAGTTTTTATggttatcaattttttttttaaaaaaaagtgaaAGGTATTGAAAATGATTAGGGATAACTAGAAAAGTAAAAAAAACCTTATCGATTTtaactataaattttttttttctaaagaaTAACGAATTTCCATCCCTTATCTTAAATCTTAAATTATCATATATATAGTTCAAGTTCATATAGTTCATATACATACAATTTTAAGAAAAATGATATGTAGTAATCCTTTTACGTAATTTACAACTAGCATAGAAAAACAAGAGATCATACAACTACTAGGGTTTTGACAGGGTTTTGCACTTTTTAAGATTTCATGGATCATATTCCCGGAGGTTCATCGCAACATCATCTCATCGAATGCTATACGAAACTCCCTTCATCTGCACAAGCAGTCGAATCTAGCAACGACCTATTAATCGAAATCTTATTCCGTGTACCCTTAATCTCAATTATCCTGTTTAAATCCGTATCCAAACGCTGGTTATCTATACTCACATACCCTATTTTCACTATACGACACCGTATCCAAATCCCTAAATTGGAACCTGCTGCAGGTCTCTTTATTGAGCAGCCTGGATCATCTTCAGTGTATAATTTTGTGCCGTTCGATATCAGAATTCCGATCACTAGACGTAACTTAATTTTCTGGTCAAATGATCGCCAACTTATATTTCTACAGTCCTGCCATGGGCTGCTTTTGTGTAAACAGATTAATAAGTATCGATCTGATGGTGATTGTTATTATGTATATAATCCAACCATTAATGTATCTAAGAAGCTTCCACCATGTGGCAGTGTTCATGGTACTATGAAAATGGCTTTTGATCCTACAAAATCACCTCATTATAAAATCGTTTATGTTGAACCTGGAAATAATGATGATGTTTTTGGTCGTAGAATTCGAATCCATATTTACTCTTCCAAAACAGGCAATTAGAGATATCATGGTGATAGATATATGTACAATAAACTAATTGTTACAATTTTTAAGTATGGCATATATTGGAGTAATGCTATACATTGGGTTGGAAATTTGAATCATAATAAGTTAGATTTAGAGAGTCTAGCTATCACAAGAGGACAAGCCCCTGTAACGGTGGATGGGAATCAGTGTCGGGATTGCAAGTTGTTCGAGTCTCGTGGTTTTTTGGTTCTGGTTTGTGTGTATGCTCATTTTACTCATAATTTCGGacattattgaaaggacccgttcatatacattataaacgattctcaatagttgattacatcgcgatgtatttgacctctatatgatacatttttcagatattgcattcgtttttaaaagataaactctctttacatcgaaaattaacaggcatgcataccatttcataatgtccaacaataaatgacctaatctgtcatttacttaataataatctctactgaactcaatggcttgaatgcaacgtcttttgaaatatgccatgaatgactccaagtaatatctttaaaatgagcaaatgcacagcgaaagatttctttaacacctgagaataaacatgctttaaagtgtcaatcaaaaggttggtgagttcattagtttatcataatcattcattttcatcattttaatagaccacaagattttcatttctcataaatatacgtttcatgcatagagataaaaataatcattcatatggattgaacacctggtaaccgacattaacaagatgcatataagaatatcccctatcattccgggaaatccatcggacatgatataaaacaacatcgaagtactaaagcatccggtactttggatggggttcgttaggcccaatagatctatctttaggattcgcgtcaattagtagactggtttactaattcttaggttaccaagtaaaaaggggcgtactcggcttcgatcattcaaccatataatgtagtttcgattacttgtgtctatttcgtaaaacatttataaaaattgcgcatgtattctcagcccaaaaatataaagggtaaaaaggcaaatgaaactcacctattgtatttcgtagtaaaaatacatataacgtcattgaacaagtgcaaggttggcctcggattcacgaacctaaattaattatatatatatatatatatatatatatatatatatatatatatatatatatatatatatatatatatatatatatatatatatgtattggtcaatatttgtctaacaaattaggtcaagtcatagtgtaccacaatcctaatgctcgagactaatgtgcaaaagtcaacaaaaatcaatttgactcaaaaatgatttccaaaatttatacatgattattatatcgtcgttttatgtttttaaatatttttaaaagatctaataaagtaaataatataattcatttattaataaataaaactttatataaaaaaatatacttttatatatcttaagtaataaaaattataaagttcataaaaatattatgataaatcttattaaggtaattatattatttgtattacatatttatttgataaaataatatctataataatagtaagtaaaagttgtattattttgtaataataattattatcataaaatatcaatatttataattactaagatgacattatggtaaaacgataattctaattatgataactttaatatttacaatactttttaatattatttttaaaataataattctatttaaaatgataataataataatgatgatattttatagtaacaatgacatttctattaaaataataatttttgttaaaatgatagttttaatactaacgatacttttaataataatagtaataataaaaataataagaacgataattttatctaaatcaatattttctaatattttaatttcatcatgatactcatactcattatttcctaatcaatttgtaaaatatcttttagtcgtctttatatcgcattcataaaaatgatgataatattagtcataatagttagatgctactaatatcaattttttataataatcatactaataataataattattataataacattaatgataatactaataactattttaatgataataataataaaaatattaatcatgatgatattaataataataataataataataataataataataataataataataataataataataataataataataataataataataacaataacaattacaattcttttaataattatacttatgttaaaaatgataatgttataataataataattaatagataaaaaaatga
Proteins encoded in this region:
- the LOC139864168 gene encoding F-box protein At5g07610-like is translated as MDHIPGGSSQHHLIECYTKLPSSAQAVESSNDLLIEILFRVPLISIILFKSVSKRWLSILTYPIFTIRHRIQIPKLEPAAGLFIEQPGSSSVYNFVPFDIRIPITRRNLIFWSNDRQLIFLQSCHGLLLCKQINKYRSDGDCYYVYNPTINVSKKLPPCGSVHGTMKMAFDPTKSPHYKIVYVEPGNNDDVFGRRIRIHIYSSKTGN
- the LOC139864166 gene encoding F-box protein At5g07610-like, with the protein product MEQSVAVHPNSRSRIYSSKTDSWSICVESFLFESFEWFHDVVYWKDAVHWIDYSDEVFHFSLDLEKPRFIEVETPKMLNGKGYLDDKLYECHDRLLLVRIIRPLSLEMDVYEMKSDYSEWSVVYHVNLDHIRNEFGGRVIRNLPKRRFFMVRAIVMGDEEDDLHFVLEVPGKLIRYNIVTTIYNEIELCEFIRHRATHDCYFMFIASLASV
- the LOC139864167 gene encoding uncharacterized protein, producing the protein MASSMPQYPVFSNSSIKLTSIDTNPRRKFSSIKAQKDSDQSDPVKLALARAKAYKKAVKSDPTPKITQNPDPASDTPQSAENNDGPAPLSVAIAKENSEINNGFEQTNKVVEKKTDKKDESKISAINFVGLGFADKKQGRGLPAGLIPVSDPFPMGPDMPDVEIIVGDTSRFGNEKTSESNTTTEDQSELYKPKVSTWGVFPRPNNISKTYGGGKTIQPGEVLETAESKAAKDARTIEMIANYKRRTGLNIDPKLKAECEKDLKDGDSLMEIGKLRAALPFYERVMEKLVYQSELHGLAALQWSICLDSLNRSSEARVMYEKLQSHPNVGVSKKARQFVFSFQAMEMLKVKSSSVSKRKTGYQNFFDAFVENKNNMSLDENEVEEGATVQALPYVIFLVSPILMILVIAVQKRLA